One genomic window of Ferviditalea candida includes the following:
- the speB gene encoding agmatinase, with protein MFQPKDSSQSPRFCGVRTFMRLENTATADHVDFVILGVPFDTAVSNRTGQRYGPQHIRNFSVLLRPYNPDQDIHIFEYCSGVDYGDIDVVPGNIHRTYQKIQIGLQPILEKSVVPIILGGDHSISLGSLRAFKNRYGPVALVHFDSHGDTWDHYYGEKYMHGTPFRRAVEEGLLDVEHSIQIGMRGSLYGREDIDDARELGFEVITMRECRDQGFPEVVRRIRDRVGERPVYVSFDVDFVDPAYAPGTGTPEAGGPTSYEAIEYVRALKGLKLVGFDVVEVLPAYDHAEITAMLAATVAFEMMSLVALNKRDHMKNSNSRR; from the coding sequence ATGTTTCAACCGAAGGATTCTTCGCAATCTCCCCGTTTTTGCGGCGTTCGGACCTTTATGAGATTGGAGAACACCGCAACAGCCGATCACGTCGATTTTGTCATCCTGGGCGTACCCTTCGATACGGCGGTTTCGAATCGAACCGGACAACGGTACGGACCGCAGCATATCCGCAATTTCTCGGTATTGCTGCGTCCCTATAATCCTGATCAGGATATTCATATTTTCGAATACTGCTCCGGGGTTGATTATGGAGACATCGATGTGGTTCCGGGGAATATTCACCGCACCTATCAGAAGATCCAAATCGGACTCCAGCCGATTCTGGAAAAATCCGTCGTTCCGATCATCCTCGGCGGAGATCATTCCATCAGCCTGGGCAGCCTGAGAGCCTTCAAAAACCGGTACGGTCCGGTAGCGCTTGTGCATTTCGATTCACACGGGGATACCTGGGATCACTATTACGGCGAGAAATATATGCACGGAACTCCCTTCCGGCGCGCCGTGGAGGAGGGATTGCTGGATGTGGAACACTCGATCCAAATCGGCATGAGGGGATCGCTTTACGGACGCGAGGATATTGATGATGCGAGGGAGCTGGGCTTTGAAGTCATTACGATGCGGGAATGCCGCGATCAGGGTTTTCCGGAGGTTGTCCGGCGCATTCGCGATCGTGTGGGGGAACGGCCGGTTTATGTTTCGTTCGATGTGGATTTTGTCGATCCGGCCTATGCGCCCGGCACCGGGACGCCGGAGGCCGGAGGACCGACAAGCTATGAAGCCATTGAATATGTCAGGGCGTTGAAAGGGTTGAAGCTGGTCGGTTTTGATGTGGTTGAAGTATTGCCTGCTTACGATCATGCGGAAATTACCGCGATGCTGGCCGCGACCGTCGCTTTTGAAATGATGAGTCTGGTAGCGCTGAACAAACGGGATCATATGAAAAATTCCAATTCAAGGAGATGA
- a CDS encoding purine-cytosine permease family protein gives MAVFLEQLGKDDIRPTRQSERTMNFFGTFALWLAANVVITTVMTGMMFVPDISFTDAILAIVIGSVLGAIPLALTGNIGIRTGLPTMVLTRASFGQKGAILPAIVNTLVLIGWSWIQAYMAGLSLNYAINYMTGYSNVDMFVILTEVLVVLMTVYGHKGVERVEKYVSIAMIVLAFIVFYKLFTAYHISNLMTMQLSEHPAVTGIIAFDIVVATAFSWMSSVCDFNRNCKSEKSGGWGTYLGYIAASVIAMMLGAVVSGFSILSGMEQTYDPTILLAKYGFGLVASLVVFFSVLSTNIMALYSATMSFMNVFPGLGFWKPVVLIGIVSTLGALLKEALMTNFFTFVLMVATLFIPVFAIVLVDFFILKKSRYDAEDIAFDRKKKYHYQNGFNLSAYAAYIIGAIFAYYFTYVQPLSIGSTILTFLVSGISYWVLMGIFRQTSQHTAANPDDAVPNRMEA, from the coding sequence ATGGCGGTTTTTTTGGAGCAATTGGGCAAGGATGATATCCGGCCGACACGGCAGTCGGAAAGAACGATGAATTTCTTCGGTACGTTTGCATTGTGGCTGGCTGCGAACGTCGTCATTACAACGGTCATGACGGGGATGATGTTCGTGCCGGACATTTCTTTTACCGATGCGATCCTGGCGATTGTGATCGGCTCGGTCCTGGGGGCCATTCCGCTGGCGCTGACCGGGAATATCGGTATCCGTACGGGTCTTCCCACAATGGTTTTGACACGAGCATCCTTCGGCCAAAAAGGAGCCATCCTGCCGGCAATCGTCAATACGCTCGTATTGATCGGCTGGAGCTGGATTCAAGCCTATATGGCGGGGCTTAGCTTGAATTATGCCATAAACTACATGACAGGCTACAGCAATGTCGACATGTTCGTCATCCTTACGGAGGTCTTGGTCGTGCTGATGACCGTCTATGGGCATAAAGGAGTGGAGCGGGTTGAAAAATATGTGTCGATAGCGATGATCGTTCTTGCGTTTATCGTATTTTATAAATTGTTCACAGCGTATCACATTTCAAATTTGATGACTATGCAGCTGAGCGAGCATCCTGCGGTCACGGGAATTATCGCATTTGATATCGTGGTGGCCACCGCATTTTCCTGGATGTCCTCCGTGTGCGACTTCAACCGGAACTGTAAAAGCGAGAAAAGCGGGGGGTGGGGGACTTATTTAGGCTATATCGCGGCATCCGTCATCGCCATGATGCTCGGGGCCGTCGTCAGCGGCTTCAGTATTCTTTCGGGCATGGAGCAGACGTATGATCCGACGATTCTGCTGGCCAAATACGGCTTCGGTCTGGTCGCTTCACTTGTCGTCTTTTTCTCGGTGCTCTCCACAAATATTATGGCTTTATACAGCGCAACCATGTCGTTTATGAACGTGTTTCCCGGACTCGGCTTTTGGAAGCCGGTCGTATTGATCGGAATCGTTTCCACGCTGGGGGCTCTGCTGAAGGAAGCGCTGATGACCAACTTTTTCACGTTTGTGCTGATGGTAGCCACTTTGTTCATCCCGGTATTTGCGATTGTGCTGGTTGATTTCTTCATCTTGAAAAAAAGCCGATACGACGCAGAGGACATAGCATTCGACAGGAAGAAAAAATATCATTACCAGAACGGCTTCAATTTGTCCGCCTATGCGGCTTATATCATCGGCGCCATTTTTGCGTATTATTTCACCTATGTTCAGCCGCTGAGCATCGGTTCAACGATCCTCACGTTCTTGGTTTCGGGAATCAGCTATTGGGTATTGATGGGGATTTTCCGGCAAACGTCGCAACACACCGCTGCGAATCCGGACGATGCCGTACCGAATCGGATGGAAGCCTGA
- a CDS encoding VOC family protein — translation MTEFKEPIRDIAYLAHIELLTPKPDESLAFFRELMGMEAIHSERQSVFLRGWGDESLYSLKLTEAKHAGLGHVGLRSFSPAALDRRAQAIERSGLGIGWSDGDYGHGKTYRCTDADGHAVELYYEAEKYVAPPSLKPSLKNLPQKYAARGASVTSLDHINLFSSNVDGDSAFWQEKLGFRLSEQAITDQGSKVTAWLHVTNKSYDLAISLDKTGTKGRFHHAAFKVESSEMVLRAADIFLDHGIFIEASPSKHVAGQTMFVYVYEPGGNRIEVCSGGFLILSPDWETITWTPQERKKGLAWGNPLPATFHTYGTPVINP, via the coding sequence ATGACGGAATTTAAAGAACCTATTCGGGATATCGCTTATCTGGCGCACATCGAGCTGTTGACGCCAAAGCCGGACGAAAGCCTCGCTTTCTTCCGCGAGTTAATGGGCATGGAAGCCATCCATAGCGAGAGGCAGTCTGTGTTTCTTCGCGGCTGGGGCGACGAATCTTTATACAGCTTGAAGCTGACGGAAGCCAAGCATGCCGGGCTCGGTCACGTTGGCCTGCGCTCATTTTCGCCGGCGGCGTTGGATCGGAGGGCTCAGGCTATCGAGCGGAGCGGCCTTGGAATCGGCTGGTCGGACGGCGATTACGGTCACGGGAAGACGTACCGCTGTACGGATGCGGATGGGCATGCTGTAGAGCTGTATTATGAAGCCGAAAAATACGTGGCTCCGCCGTCCCTAAAGCCTTCGCTTAAAAATTTGCCGCAAAAATATGCGGCCCGGGGAGCATCTGTTACTTCATTGGACCATATCAACCTATTCAGTTCCAATGTCGATGGAGACAGCGCCTTCTGGCAAGAGAAACTGGGCTTTAGATTGAGCGAGCAGGCGATAACGGATCAAGGCTCGAAGGTCACGGCATGGCTGCATGTCACGAACAAGTCATATGATCTTGCGATTTCACTGGATAAAACCGGAACGAAAGGGCGCTTTCATCATGCGGCGTTCAAGGTTGAAAGCTCGGAGATGGTGCTTCGAGCCGCGGATATTTTTTTGGATCACGGTATTTTTATTGAGGCTTCGCCGAGCAAGCATGTAGCGGGACAAACGATGTTTGTGTACGTGTATGAGCCGGGAGGAAATCGCATCGAAGTGTGCTCGGGAGGATTTCTGATTCTTTCTCCGGACTGGGAAACGATTACCTGGACACCGCAAGAGAGGAAGAAGGGTCTTGCTTGGGGGAATCCTTTGCCGGCGACATTCCACACCTACGGCACACCCGTCATCAATCCATAA
- a CDS encoding sigma-54 interaction domain-containing protein yields MEPTADLELDSILRVSKDNIVITDGQGRVLKASPNCKSIYGKDVSELIGKSVFDLEREQVFSPSVTTRVLKEKRDIQLMQKTPTGRTVMATGYPIFNQEREIIRVISFSHDLTELESIKEDYENLRARMKLYETEIEELRDKEIKIENFVIRSKPMIRVWKLVKNVAKSDATVVLLGESGVGKTMIAHFIHHESERRGGPLIEVNCGAIPESLFESEMFGYESGSFTGANKQGKPGLIELADQGTLFLDELGELPLSVQAKLLKVLQEKQVARIGGVRPRTINFRLVVSTNRDLEEMVKKGLFRKDLYYRLMVVPIAVPSLKERKEDILLLIQYFLKHYNEKYHKNICFDSMTVDELVEYDWPGNVRELENLVERLVITAENRCILPSQLPFDIQFRHLKDMKFDDEGWGIPGQTMKDQVGEVERKWLRQAAKNCKSTYEMAKYLGISQTSVVRKLKKWKIEL; encoded by the coding sequence ATCGAACCGACAGCCGATCTGGAGCTGGATTCCATCCTGCGAGTCTCCAAGGATAATATCGTGATTACGGACGGACAAGGCCGGGTCCTGAAAGCGAGTCCGAATTGCAAATCGATTTATGGCAAGGATGTTTCCGAATTAATCGGGAAATCGGTGTTTGACTTGGAACGGGAGCAGGTATTTTCGCCTTCGGTGACGACCAGGGTGCTCAAGGAAAAAAGGGATATCCAGCTGATGCAAAAAACGCCGACCGGCAGAACCGTTATGGCAACCGGCTATCCCATATTCAATCAGGAGCGGGAAATCATCAGGGTGATCAGCTTTTCGCATGATTTGACGGAACTTGAAAGCATCAAGGAAGACTATGAAAACTTGAGGGCCCGGATGAAGCTGTATGAAACCGAAATCGAAGAGCTTCGTGACAAAGAGATCAAGATCGAAAACTTTGTCATTCGCAGCAAGCCGATGATCCGGGTATGGAAATTGGTGAAGAATGTGGCCAAGTCCGATGCGACCGTCGTTCTGCTGGGAGAATCCGGAGTCGGGAAAACGATGATCGCCCATTTCATCCATCATGAAAGCGAGCGAAGGGGAGGTCCCCTTATTGAAGTAAACTGCGGTGCGATTCCGGAAAGCTTATTCGAGTCGGAAATGTTTGGCTACGAATCGGGCTCATTCACCGGGGCCAATAAGCAAGGAAAGCCCGGACTGATCGAACTGGCCGATCAAGGCACGCTTTTTCTGGATGAGCTGGGGGAACTGCCGCTTTCCGTGCAGGCCAAATTATTGAAGGTGCTGCAGGAAAAGCAGGTCGCCCGGATCGGAGGCGTGCGTCCGAGAACGATCAACTTCCGTCTCGTCGTGTCAACGAATCGGGATCTGGAGGAAATGGTGAAGAAGGGATTGTTTCGCAAGGATCTGTACTATCGGTTAATGGTGGTGCCGATAGCCGTTCCTTCCCTGAAAGAGAGAAAAGAGGATATTTTGCTGCTTATTCAATATTTTCTCAAGCACTATAATGAAAAGTATCACAAAAACATCTGTTTCGATTCCATGACGGTGGATGAATTGGTAGAATATGATTGGCCGGGCAACGTCCGGGAGCTGGAGAACCTGGTAGAACGGCTGGTCATCACCGCGGAGAACCGCTGCATCCTTCCTTCGCAGCTGCCCTTTGACATTCAATTCCGCCATCTGAAGGATATGAAATTTGATGATGAGGGATGGGGAATACCGGGGCAGACCATGAAGGATCAGGTCGGCGAAGTGGAACGCAAATGGTTGAGACAAGCCGCGAAAAATTGCAAATCCACCTATGAGATGGCAAAATATTTGGGAATCAGTCAAACCTCAGTCGTGCGAAAGCTGAAAAAATGGAAGATTGAGTTATAA
- a CDS encoding FAD-dependent oxidoreductase translates to MTVDDVRSGVRFPDAIARTAWSIELHDRSDGHLWPPFSNDHVHYVPLASLTHPDIDNLVAAGRCEQKSERKLVKTRVADKAGLGQKISRRRHGNRHFPY, encoded by the coding sequence TTGACGGTCGACGATGTCCGATCGGGAGTCCGATTTCCGGATGCGATTGCCCGAACGGCTTGGTCGATTGAGCTGCATGATCGTTCGGATGGTCACCTCTGGCCGCCTTTCTCCAATGATCATGTCCACTATGTGCCTTTAGCCAGTCTTACCCATCCGGATATTGACAATTTAGTTGCAGCCGGACGCTGCGAGCAGAAAAGTGAGCGGAAATTAGTAAAAACCCGTGTTGCCGATAAAGCGGGCCTTGGGCAGAAAATCTCGCGCCGGCGGCATGGAAATCGGCATTTTCCATATTGA
- a CDS encoding ABC transporter ATP-binding protein — translation MEADIAERKNLVLEVRDLEYEYESASGSQRAIDDLSFCVYEGEFVSIVGPSGTGKSTLLKIISGLIKTSRGSISVMGEKINGNIPSQVAFVFQDYTRSLFPWMTVQKNVEFPLRKKVGAKEASERSSASLAAVGLSGSAHKYPWQLSGGMQQRVAIARALAYRPKLLLMDEPLASVDAQTRADLEDLILSVHEKFGMTILFVTHDIDESIYLSDRIIVLSQPPARLVKDLDIQLFRPRHQVQTRATKEFVQLRSEVVGMILQSGTPEPS, via the coding sequence ATGGAAGCAGATATTGCTGAAAGAAAAAACTTAGTTCTTGAAGTGCGTGATCTGGAGTACGAATATGAAAGCGCTTCAGGTTCCCAACGGGCCATAGATGATCTTAGCTTTTGTGTATACGAAGGGGAGTTTGTTTCGATCGTAGGCCCATCAGGCACCGGGAAGTCGACATTGTTAAAAATCATCTCGGGATTAATCAAAACTTCGCGAGGAAGCATTTCCGTCATGGGGGAGAAAATTAACGGCAACATTCCTTCACAAGTAGCGTTTGTCTTCCAAGATTATACGCGTTCCCTGTTTCCTTGGATGACCGTGCAAAAAAATGTTGAGTTTCCTCTTCGCAAAAAGGTCGGAGCCAAGGAGGCATCGGAACGCAGCAGCGCAAGTCTGGCAGCGGTGGGCCTTTCCGGATCGGCTCACAAATACCCTTGGCAGCTGTCCGGCGGTATGCAGCAACGCGTGGCCATCGCCCGTGCATTGGCTTATCGTCCGAAGCTGCTGCTTATGGACGAGCCGCTGGCCTCGGTTGATGCGCAAACTCGGGCGGATCTCGAGGATTTGATTTTGTCGGTTCATGAAAAGTTCGGCATGACCATCCTGTTCGTTACGCACGATATCGATGAAAGCATATATTTGTCCGATAGGATTATTGTTTTGTCACAGCCTCCAGCCCGTCTAGTAAAGGACCTCGACATTCAATTGTTCAGACCGAGACATCAAGTTCAAACAAGGGCGACAAAGGAATTTGTTCAGCTTCGTAGCGAAGTGGTCGGCATGATTCTTCAATCTGGTACGCCGGAGCCATCATAG
- a CDS encoding carbon-nitrogen hydrolase family protein, giving the protein MIKTDKFQIAVVQGAFDGDVSSNLQKMKQRAVECKELYPQARLLLFPELAANGYGLNPVVLQTAETMEGRIFSEMSRAAEETQMYIAYGYVEKDGQARIYNSLMLINPRGEAAANYRKIHMTPYERSFFKPGDEFVIADTELGRIGLMICWDLAFPEAARKLAAGGAELLLAPSAWEMPYDRPYRMFSMARAIDNTVYLAASNHTGCSGAFEFFGQSAIYAPDGTALSAAKGNSEQILAAEIDYAWKRHLQESFFTMMNERRTDLY; this is encoded by the coding sequence ATGATCAAAACAGACAAATTTCAGATCGCGGTTGTTCAAGGGGCCTTTGACGGTGATGTTTCATCCAATCTTCAAAAAATGAAGCAGCGGGCGGTCGAATGCAAGGAGCTGTATCCGCAGGCAAGACTGCTGCTTTTTCCCGAATTGGCGGCCAACGGTTACGGTTTGAATCCCGTAGTTCTGCAAACTGCGGAGACTATGGAAGGCCGGATTTTTTCCGAGATGAGCCGGGCGGCTGAGGAAACGCAAATGTATATCGCCTACGGTTATGTGGAAAAGGATGGGCAAGCCCGAATTTATAATTCCTTGATGCTGATTAATCCCCGAGGGGAGGCGGCGGCCAATTACAGGAAGATACACATGACGCCGTATGAGCGAAGCTTTTTTAAACCCGGTGATGAATTTGTAATTGCCGATACCGAATTGGGGCGGATCGGGTTGATGATCTGCTGGGATTTGGCGTTTCCGGAGGCGGCCAGAAAGCTGGCTGCCGGCGGTGCGGAGCTGTTGCTGGCCCCGAGCGCTTGGGAGATGCCTTATGATCGGCCTTACCGCATGTTTTCCATGGCCCGCGCAATTGACAACACGGTGTATTTGGCCGCCTCCAACCATACGGGATGTTCGGGAGCCTTTGAATTTTTCGGCCAGTCCGCGATTTATGCGCCGGATGGGACTGCGCTGAGTGCGGCAAAAGGGAATTCCGAGCAGATCCTGGCCGCGGAAATTGACTACGCCTGGAAGCGCCACTTGCAGGAAAGCTTTTTCACCATGATGAACGAGCGCAGAACCGACCTTTATTAG
- a CDS encoding C1 family peptidase, with translation MPPVVDQGELGSCTANAIVRGLREYLLLQSGRPFERLSRLYLYWHERQVEGTVGQDAGASLRDGMKLLQKLGVCRSKLWPYTEDFRKKPDDAAEADAIHFRISEYHRVAGLNHLKAALAQGWPVVFGMLIYESFEGPGPVATGVIDVPDVAREQLLGGHALCAAGYDDAQQMVIVRNSWGTDWGKDGYCFIPYAIFQNPALLMDMWTGSADS, from the coding sequence ATGCCGCCTGTGGTGGACCAGGGCGAGCTTGGCAGCTGCACAGCCAATGCGATCGTCCGCGGGCTCCGGGAATATCTCCTGCTGCAATCCGGCAGGCCCTTCGAAAGACTCAGCCGCCTTTATTTGTACTGGCACGAAAGGCAGGTCGAAGGAACGGTCGGCCAGGATGCCGGGGCAAGTCTAAGAGACGGAATGAAGCTTCTGCAAAAGCTCGGAGTTTGCCGGTCGAAGCTCTGGCCGTATACGGAGGATTTCCGGAAGAAGCCGGACGACGCCGCCGAGGCCGACGCCATTCACTTCCGGATTAGCGAATATCATCGGGTTGCCGGTCTGAACCATCTGAAGGCGGCGCTTGCCCAAGGATGGCCGGTTGTGTTCGGTATGCTTATCTATGAATCATTTGAAGGACCGGGACCGGTCGCCACCGGCGTGATCGATGTGCCGGACGTTGCGAGAGAACAACTGCTGGGAGGACATGCGCTGTGCGCGGCGGGATACGATGACGCACAACAAATGGTCATTGTCCGAAACAGCTGGGGAACGGACTGGGGAAAGGACGGCTATTGCTTTATCCCCTATGCAATATTTCAAAACCCCGCTCTGCTTATGGATATGTGGACGGGTTCGGCGGATTCATGA
- a CDS encoding PAS domain S-box protein: MKKRAKATVYLSPISSRKHPVKNFKINANACKKINMTDSFLRLFMNRSSDGIIVTDCEGRVLDVNDSFEKMHGWTRGEVCGLVLPMVPPHLQHEAEKLQNKLKSGESVTGYGTMKLRKDGSMSHANITIYPIRDAEGNIERFVGVERDITESKLAEQKLRESEERYRQLVELSPEPIIVHSDYRIVFVNPAAVKLAGAADQAELIGKEIFGFIHPTDLDTLESKLQQLFKEGKPARNIQKKLVRLDGQMIDIEISALPLEYMGKRSVQLLCKDISEQKKAEEELFERELQFRRMIKLLPEPMVIHKDGKIHYVNDMTLALVGAQSQEEVIGRSIFDFIHPDYAGVVTERIRLAITSNEKLDYMEIKLVRLDGTFVDVETSSIYIHKYLQFPVVQTVIRDLTDRKRTEEYMLRSEKLSVVGQLAAGVAHEIRNPLTSLKGFVQLMKTNKGNEQKYIEIMLSELDRIHSIVNEFMILAKPHEIHFQESSIVELIRNVVFLLDSQAILNNVQIHYDFEPDIPLVQCDENQMKQVFVNLLKNAIEAMPNGGTVQICVRTASNGNISIRIIDEGKGIPEDMIRKLGEPFFSTKETGTGLGLMICFGIVQAHNGTLRFSSKENCGTTVEVQIPCVIS; encoded by the coding sequence ATGAAAAAGCGCGCCAAAGCAACAGTTTACCTGTCTCCTATATCTTCACGCAAACATCCCGTTAAAAACTTCAAAATCAATGCAAACGCTTGCAAAAAAATAAATATGACCGACAGCTTTTTACGCCTGTTCATGAATCGGTCCTCGGACGGTATCATTGTTACGGATTGTGAAGGACGAGTGCTGGATGTGAATGATTCGTTCGAGAAAATGCACGGATGGACGAGAGGCGAAGTTTGCGGTCTGGTTCTGCCGATGGTTCCTCCGCACCTGCAGCACGAAGCTGAGAAATTGCAGAATAAGCTGAAATCTGGAGAGAGCGTCACCGGCTATGGAACTATGAAGCTCAGAAAAGACGGCAGCATGTCTCATGCCAATATAACGATTTATCCCATTCGCGACGCTGAAGGGAATATTGAGAGGTTTGTCGGGGTGGAAAGAGACATCACCGAAAGCAAGCTTGCCGAGCAGAAACTGCGGGAAAGTGAAGAAAGGTACCGGCAGCTCGTTGAATTGTCGCCGGAGCCGATTATCGTGCACAGCGATTACCGGATCGTGTTTGTCAATCCGGCTGCAGTCAAATTGGCTGGAGCGGCTGATCAAGCGGAACTGATCGGCAAGGAAATTTTCGGATTTATTCACCCAACTGATCTGGATACTCTGGAGTCGAAGCTTCAGCAGCTGTTCAAAGAAGGAAAACCGGCGAGGAACATTCAAAAGAAGCTGGTCAGATTGGATGGACAAATGATCGACATTGAGATAAGCGCCCTGCCGCTTGAGTATATGGGAAAACGGTCGGTTCAATTGCTGTGCAAGGATATCTCCGAGCAAAAAAAGGCGGAAGAGGAGCTTTTCGAAAGGGAACTGCAGTTCAGGCGCATGATCAAATTATTGCCGGAACCGATGGTCATTCATAAAGATGGGAAGATACATTATGTCAACGACATGACGCTTGCGTTAGTCGGAGCCCAAAGCCAGGAAGAAGTTATCGGAAGATCGATTTTTGATTTCATTCATCCCGATTATGCAGGGGTCGTAACTGAACGTATCCGATTAGCTATCACCAGCAATGAAAAACTGGATTACATGGAGATCAAACTCGTCCGATTGGATGGAACATTCGTCGATGTGGAAACCTCGTCGATCTATATCCACAAATATTTGCAATTTCCTGTCGTGCAGACGGTGATCCGCGATTTGACGGATCGGAAACGGACGGAAGAATATATGCTCAGGTCAGAGAAGCTCTCGGTCGTCGGCCAGCTCGCCGCCGGGGTCGCTCACGAAATCAGAAATCCTTTGACCTCATTAAAAGGCTTCGTGCAGCTGATGAAAACAAACAAAGGAAATGAACAAAAATATATTGAAATTATGCTGTCTGAATTGGACCGGATCCATTCGATCGTGAATGAATTTATGATCCTTGCCAAACCTCACGAAATTCATTTTCAAGAGAGTTCGATTGTGGAGCTTATCCGGAATGTCGTATTTTTGCTTGATTCGCAAGCGATCTTGAATAATGTGCAGATCCATTATGACTTCGAACCGGACATTCCGCTTGTTCAATGCGATGAGAATCAAATGAAGCAGGTGTTTGTCAATCTGCTGAAAAATGCGATTGAAGCGATGCCTAATGGCGGAACGGTTCAAATCTGTGTTCGAACGGCAAGCAATGGCAATATCTCCATTCGTATTATCGATGAAGGCAAAGGGATACCGGAGGATATGATCCGAAAGCTCGGCGAGCCCTTTTTTTCCACGAAAGAAACCGGAACCGGTTTGGGATTGATGATTTGCTTCGGGATCGTCCAAGCGCATAACGGCACTCTCCGGTTCAGCAGCAAAGAAAATTGCGGGACGACTGTCGAGGTTCAAATCCCGTGTGTGATTTCCTGA